GATCGCCTTGGTATTCTCTACCTGACCACCTGAGTCGGTTTCGGGTACGGGCCGCCACGACACTCACTAGAGGCTTTTCTCGGCAGCATAGGATCACCCACTTCGCCACAATCGGCTCGGCATCACATCTCAGGATACACAAGAGGCGGATTTACCTACCTCTCTCCCTACATGCTTACCCCAGGACTACCATCGCCTGGGCTGGGCTACCTTCCTGCGTCACCCCATCGCTTACCTACTACCAGATCAGGCCAGGCGTTCAGCCTCACCCACACCCCGAAGGGCGTCAGGGACTTAAGGACCCTTAGTATCACTGGATTCAGTATTGGCGCATCGCAGCGGGTACGGGAATATCAACCCGTTGTCCATCGACTACGCCTGTCGGCCTCGCCTTAGGTCCCGACTTACCCTGGGCGGATTAGCCTGGCCCAGGAACCCTTGGTCATCCGGCGCAGAAGTTTCTCACTTCTGATTCGCTACTCATGCCTGCATTCTCACTCGCACAGCCTCCACAACTAGATCACTCTGCTGCTTCGCCGGCTGCACGACGCTCCCCTACCCATCCACACACCTAGACAGACAAGCTGCCAAGCTAACATGTGAATGCCACGACTTCGGCGGTGTACTTGAGCCCCGCTACATTGTCGGCGCGGAATCACTTGACCAGTGAGCTATTACGCACTCTTTCAAGGATGGCTGCTTCTAAGCCAACCTCCTGGTTGTCACTGCGACTCCACATCCTTTCCCACTTAGCACACGCTTAGGGGCCTTAGTCGGTGGTCTGGGCTGTTTCCCTCTCGACTACGGAGCTTATCCCCCGCAGTCTCACTGCTGCGCTCTCACTTACCGGCATTCGGAGTTTGGCTGACGTCAGTAACCTTGTCGGGCCCATTAGCCATCCAGTGCTCTACCTCCGGCAAGAAACACGCAACGCTGCACCTAAATGCATTTCGGGGAGAACCAGCTATCACGGAGTTTGATTGGCCTTTCACCCCTAAACACAGGTCATCCCCCAGGTTTTCAACCCTGGTGGGTTCGGTCCTCCACGCGGTCTTACCCGCGCTTCAACCTGCCCATGCCTAGATCACTCCGCTTCGGGTCTACAGCATGCGACTCAAACGCCCTATTCAGACTCGCTTTCGCTACGGCTACCCCACACGGGTTAACCTCGCCACACACCATAACTCGCAGGCTCATTCTTCAAAAGGCACGCAGTCACATCACAGACGTCCGAAAACGTCTACGCTCCTACGGCTTGTAGGCACACGGTTTCAGGTACTATTTCACGACCCCTCACCGGGGCGCTTTTCACCTTTCCCTCACGGTACTTGTTCACTATCGGTCATCAGGGAGTATTTAGGCTTACCAGGTGGTCCTGGCAGATTCACACAGGATTTCTCGGGCCCCGTGCTACTTGGGATCCCCTCAAACAGTCGACAAGATTTCGCCTACCCGGCTCTCACGGTCTACGGCGCAACTTCCCAGAAGCTTCGACTATCCCATCGATTTCTCACTGTCTGGAGAAACGGCAGCTCCCCCCAGAGGGTCCCACAACCCCGCACACGCAACGCCTGCCGGCTATCACACGCATACGGTTTAGCCTGATCCGCTTTCGCTCACCACTACTCACGGAATCACTAAATTGTTTTCTCTTCCTACGGGTACTGAGATGTTTCACTTCCCCGCGTTACCACCAACCGCCCTATACATTCAGACGGAGGCAACACCACATGACTGGTGCTAGGTTTCCCCATTCGGACATCCCCGGATCAAAGTCAGGTTGGCGACTCCCCGGGGCTTAACGCAGCCTCCCACGTCCTTCATCGGCTCCTGATGCCAAGGCATCCACCGTGTGCCCTAAAAAACTTGGCCACAAAGATGCTCGCGTCCACTATGCAAATCTCAAACAACAGACAGCAACCAAACCCACCCCACCACCAACACCCATCACCCGATGAGCTGGTCTGGCAGGAGGCCGGCCCCGCACGAGGTCAAACAGACAGCAAACCCGCCACAGCGGGCCCGCCTCAATGTCCGTTTCCTCAGGACCCAACAGTGTGTTCAACCAGCCCGAACCCCCGACACCCCGTTCCCACTCCCTCCACGAGGAGGGCGGTACTAGCGGCCCGGCGACCCGGTCCGGCTGACTAGCCAGTGCTCCACTAATGAGCGCGCCGAGCGTGGAACGTTCGCCCACGGACACGGCATGAACCACAGACCACCACGTGGCCTGCAGCCGATGCTCCTTAGAAAGGAGGTGATCCAGCCGCACCTTCCGGTACGGCTACCTTGTTACGACTTCGTCCCAATCGCCAGCCCCACCTTCGACCGCTCCCCCCAGCAAGCTGGTTGGGCCACGGGCTTCGGGTGTTGCCGACTTTCGTGACGTGACGGGCGGTGTGTACAAGGCCCGGGAACGTATTCACCGCAGCGTTGCTGATCTGCGATTACTAGCGACTCCGACTTCATGGGGTCGAGTTGCAGACCCCAATCCGAACTGAGACCGGCTTTTTGGGATTCGCTCCACCTCACGGTATCGCAACCCTCTGTACCGGCCATTGTAGCATGTTTGCAGCCCAAGACATAAGGGGCATGATGACTTGACGTCATCCCCACCTTCCTCCGAGTTGACCCCGGCAGTCTCCAATGAGTCCCCACCACCCCGAAGAGCGTGCTGGCAACATTGAACAAGGGTTGCGCTCGTTGCGGGACTTAACCCAACATCTCACGACACGAGCTGACGACAGCCATGCACCACCTGTCACCCGATCCGAAGAGGCACCCATCTCTGAGTGTTTCCGGGCGATGTCAAGCCTTGGTAAGGTTCTTCGCGTTGCGTCGAATTAAGCAACATGCTCCGCCGCTTGTGCGGGCCCCCGTCAATTCCTTTGAGTTTTAGCCTTGCGGCCGTACTCCCCAGGCGGGGCGCTTAATGCGTTAGCTACGGCGCGGAAACCGTGGAAGGTCCCCACACCTAGCGCCCAACGTTTACAGCGTGGACTACCAGGGTATCTAATCCTGTTCGCTCCCCACGCTTTCGCTCCTCAGCGTCAGGTAAGGCCCAGAGAACCGCCTTCGCCACCGGTGTTCCTCCTGATATCTGCGCATTTCACCGCTACACCAGGAATTCCGTTCTCCCCTACCTACCTCTAGCCAGCCCGTATCGAATGCAGACCTGGAGTTAAGCCCCAAGCTTTCACACCCGACGTGACAAGCCACCTACGAGCTCTTTACGCCCAATAATTCCGGACAACGCTTGCGCCCTACGTATTACCGCGGCTGCTGGCACGTAGTTAGCCGGCGCTTCTTCTGCAGGTACACGTCAACTTCGTCCCTGCTGAAAGAGGTTTACAACCCGAAGGCCGTCATCCCCCACGCGGCGTCGCTGCGTCAGGCTTTCGCCCATTGCGCAATATTCCCCACTGCTGCCTCCCGTAGGAGTCTGGGCCGTGTCTCAGTCCCAGTGTGGCCGGTCGCCCTCTCAGGCCGGCTACCCGTCGTCGCCTTGGTAGGCCGTTACCCCACCAACAAGCTGATAGGCCGCGAGTCCATCCCCAACCGAAAAAACTTTCCACCACCATCCCATGCGAGAAGTGGTCGTATCCGGTATTAGACCCAGTTTCCCGGGCTTATCCCAGAGTCAGGGGCAGGTTACTCACGTGTTACTCACCCGTTCGCCGCTCGAGTACCCCGAAGGGCCTTTCCGCTCGACTTGCATGTGTTAAGCACGCCGCCAGCGTTCGTCCTGAGCCAGGATCAAACTCTCCAAACAATGTTTGAGAAGTTTCTCCCGGCTGAAAGCACCCGCATCAACATGCGGATGTATCAACCAAAGGAATCCGTCCTCCCACCACAGGCGGGTCGGACGGGGTTGTGCTTCATGCACTGGCTTTTAACACACTGTTGAGTTCTCAAGAAACGGACGCGTTCTCCGTCTTCCTGGCCAGAAGGCCCGGCGTCCGGGGCGTTTCGTTCGTTCCGTTGTGCCTTTATTCTTTCAGGTCCGCGTTTTCGTGTCAAACCAGTCCGTTTCGAACCACTTGACTTGATCTCGCTTGCCTTACCGGAATTCCGGCCGCCCCGTTTCCGGAGCAACCCTTCTAACTTACTCCGACATCCTGCTGTTGTCCAAATCGATGGACGGAACCAGGTTTTCGGTGATCTTTTAGAGGGGGTGCAGGGGCTTGCCCTGCTTGAAGAACTCTAGCAGTCCGCTCGAGCTGCCATGACCCAATTCGCGGTAACAACTAGGTCTTCCCTGAGTCAGCGACTTCCAAACGCAAGAGTCCGGAGTCAACAGACTCCGGACTCTTGATCAAAACTCTGTCTCAGGTGTGTGCTCAGCCGGCGGGGAGTGCGGCGAGCTGAGCGGCAAGCCGTGCGATGTCCTGGTCGGCCTGCTCCGCGCGGGCTCGCACCTTGGCCACCACATCGTCAGGCGCCTTTGCCATGAACTGCTCGTTCCCAAGCTTCGCCGCCACCTGGTCGGCCTCCTTACGCGCCACGGCGAGATCCTTCTCCAGACGCTTACGCTCGGCGACCACGTCGATCGTGCCCGCTGTGTCGATCTCCACGACGATCCCGCCCACGTCAAGGCGTGCGGTAGCGGAGAACGGATCAGAGGGCGGGTCAAGCCGGAGCAGCGACCGAATGGCTCCTTCATGGGAGGCGAGAGCCGTACCGGCGAGTGACAGACGGGCGGCGACACGCTGACCGGGCTTGAGCCCCTGATCGGAGCGGAACCTGCGGACTTCGGTGACCAGGCCCTGAACGGCGAGGATCTCCTCCTCGGCCGAGGCGTCACGCAACGACTCCTGGACCGTGGGCCACGGCGCGACCACGATCGACTCACCTCCTGTGACCGCCCGCCACAGTTCTTCGGTGACGAACGGCACCAGCGGATGAAGCAGCCGCAGGAGCGAGTCGAAGACATGGCCCAGCACCAGCCGGGTGTGCTCCAGACCCGAGCCGATCTGAATCTTGGCGAGTTCCACGTACCAGTCGCAGACCTCATCCCAGGCGAAGTGGTAGAGCAGGTCGGAAATCTTGGCGAACTCGAATTCCTCAAAAGCCGTGTCCACCGACGAGACGATCTCCTGAAGGCGGGAGAGAATCCATCGGTCGGCCGCGGTCAGCTCCTCGACCGGAAGCTCGCCGACCGCTGCGCCGTTCATCAGCGCGAAGCGGGTGGCGTTCCAGATCTTGTTGCAGAAGTTGCGGGAACCGCCGGCCCACTCCTCGCTGATCGCGACGTCCGAGCCGGGGTTGGCACCGCGCAGCAGGGTGAATCGGGTGGCGTCGGCACCGAAGCGATCAACCCAGTCGAGTGGGTCCACGACGTTGCCGAACGACTTGGACATTTTCTTGCCGTACTGGTCGCGGACCATGCCGTGCAGGGCCACGGTACGGAACGGGGGCTGACCATCCATCGCGTAGATGCCGAACATCATCATCCGGGCCACCCAGAAGAACAGGATGTCGTAGCCGGTGACCAAGACGGATGTCGGGTAGAACCTGGCCAGCTCCGGTGTCTTCTCCGGCCAGCCCAGTGTGGAGAACGGCCACAGCCCGGAGGAGAACCAAGTGTCGAGCACATCGGGATCCTGGACGTAACCGGCGGGCGGCTCCTCATCCGGACCGACGCAGATGACCTCACCCGCCGGGCCGTACCAGACCGGGATT
Above is a genomic segment from Streptosporangium album containing:
- a CDS encoding valine--tRNA ligase; translated protein: MDTVTTPELPTQYTPADVETRSYERWVSEGYFTADPSSEREPYSIVLPPPNVTGVLHIGHALDHSIQDALTRRARMRGQETLWLPGMDHAGIATQNVVEREIARDGLSRHDLGREAFAERVWQWKEESGGRILGQMRKLGDGVDWSRERFTMDPGLSRAVQTIFKKLFDDGLIYRAERIINWCPRCLTALSDIEVEHSDDEGELVSIRYGDGEDSVVVATTRAETMLGDTAVAVHPSDERYTHLIGREVEIPLTGRRVPVVADEYVDPAFGTGAVKVTPAHDPNDFEIGRRHSLPSLTVMDERGVITAHGPFQGLDRFEARPAVVAALRQEGRIVAEKRPYLHSVGHCSRCKTVVEPRLSLQWFVNVSPLAKAAGDAVRDGQTKIHPPELAKRYFDWVDDMHDWCISRQLWWGHRIPVWYGPAGEVICVGPDEEPPAGYVQDPDVLDTWFSSGLWPFSTLGWPEKTPELARFYPTSVLVTGYDILFFWVARMMMFGIYAMDGQPPFRTVALHGMVRDQYGKKMSKSFGNVVDPLDWVDRFGADATRFTLLRGANPGSDVAISEEWAGGSRNFCNKIWNATRFALMNGAAVGELPVEELTAADRWILSRLQEIVSSVDTAFEEFEFAKISDLLYHFAWDEVCDWYVELAKIQIGSGLEHTRLVLGHVFDSLLRLLHPLVPFVTEELWRAVTGGESIVVAPWPTVQESLRDASAEEEILAVQGLVTEVRRFRSDQGLKPGQRVAARLSLAGTALASHEGAIRSLLRLDPPSDPFSATARLDVGGIVVEIDTAGTIDVVAERKRLEKDLAVARKEADQVAAKLGNEQFMAKAPDDVVAKVRARAEQADQDIARLAAQLAALPAG